The Heteronotia binoei isolate CCM8104 ecotype False Entrance Well chromosome 11, APGP_CSIRO_Hbin_v1, whole genome shotgun sequence genome includes the window TTAATCCGTAAAAGATTTACTGTACACAATTCCAAGCTGTTGCATGCAGCTTTGATTCTTTTAAAGTATATTTTTTCCTCTCCATATGGACACCGAGTATAGTCCCACTTTTCATAATGCTGCCGGCTGAGTACTGAGTACGGGTACTTTTTAAGTACTGAAGTGTATACAAGGCTCTCACTTTGTAACCTGTAGCATATAAATGTGACAAAGCATGTTAAAAAGTTTCCATGTTTAACAGCCAgtgaaaatataaaaatattgagGCAATGAAAAAGGGCATGTTAAGAACATTGGGCTCCTTACCTGCAGGAGGAGACAGACACTGAAATGCATCACCACACCATGAGGAAAGGGCAGATCCCCTCCATCCTGCCCCCTTGATGACTAATCTACTGTTTTACGGAACGTGCTTGGGCAATAGAAAAACTTAAGTCCCACAGCAAAATgagaactcccccctccccagttaacAGTTTAGACAGTTGGCATGGATTCTACAGGAGCAGGTTTTTTTATTACAAGCTTGAAAATGATGTACCCTGCATCATAAAGGGCTAAAGATGGTTTAAAACAAGAGATGTGATGATGGTCATTTCAAGTGTCTACATCTATTTTAAACACATCTAGGAATACCTTACAGATGAAATATTTTACACAACTATGGAGCCCTTTCCCATTCAAGCCAATTTGAAAGGGTTATTCTTCAACATGTTAAAAAGGCTAGGTCATTAACTGaacaggttttaaaataaaatcaggTGGACTTCAATAAAGATTTCAACCCATCTGGATCCATTTACTCAAACTATGCAGAGTGGATCTTATGCAAATCTGCATGGTGAGACGTATTTTGAGGTGACCATGATCAATTAGTTTTCACCGTGAATCATCTTTCTGTACCCACGCCCCTTAAATTTTGTTTAACACTCTGCATAGCTTTAAGCTATGTTGTTTAAATGGATGGAACACACACGCAAAGACACCCTTCGTTTAGTCTCCTTGACCACACCTTAATAAACCAGTAAAAGATAACTGAATCTGACCAAGCAGATTTCTCAAACCACATTCGCCAGTTACAATGGCCAAACTGTTTTAGGACACCTGAGAGCTCCAATGGGGAGCTGTGTTCAGACTGGGCAGGTCTTTTAGCACAGTGCTTGTTTCTCTTCTAGGTCTAAAGGATCCTGCACACACACAGTGGTCACACTAGAGCGCTGGGCTTCAAGAGAACAATTCATCACCATCCATTCAGCTTTGACACTAGCTCAAAGAGCTACTGCCAAGAGCAAACACAGCTAGGGCGAGAAAATGTTTTACAAAAGCAGCAGACACCATAGTACATACCTGTAACATCAAAGCCcagtgaagggggggagggaacatgGCATGTGGACTTCtttggaagggtgtgtgtgtgttcaatccAAAGACTGTTAAACCCACAGAGGATTTTCCCTCTGTTTAACCATGAAGGGAGCTGAAAGCTTTGCAATTTTAACACCCAGAACCCTGATCTCCAAGCCCCAATCAACTGCAGGCAAAATACATCCTGCTCCTAGTTCCCCTTGCAAGGCACTTCCATGGATTTAGCTGGTAGTACATCTACTTGCTATTAATAGATATTCTCCATGGAGAAATGATTTTGCATTTACATCTTTCAGCCCTTCTTTGCACTGCACACCCTATAGGGTAAAACCAAATTAGATGAGAAGAAGAAAAGGTTTGCTCTTaccccattcctcctcctccccgcccaccTCTGCTCACGCCTCCACGATCAAAGCCCCCTCTGCCCCTGCCCCAGCTATCAGGGCCGCTCATACTCCGGTTTTCTCCTGGGCCTGAAAAGCCTCCAGAATCCTGGCCATACACAGCCATGCTCCTGGGATGATCCTGAGGGAACGAACCTGAGGAATAGCCAATGTTGCAACATTAAACAggcacccattcattttcacctGACACACATCTTCCTACCATTTTCTAGTTAAAAGTATATTCagcttatttatatttatattgtaaactgcCATGAGTTTTGCAAGGGAGAAAAGGCAGCTACTAAATCTTTTAAATGAGTTTTAACATGCAGCTGATATCTGTGGTCTACAGTAAAGACAAGTCATTAAGACAactaccaccagtgttccctctaagctgagttagcgtgagctagctcataggtttttagcctccagctaacacatttttgtcttagctcaggaaggatgaccccagagcacaataacttatgcagtagttcacaagtttaatgccagtagctcacaaagtagaatttttgctcacaagaacctgcaacttagagggaacattgattaccACATATGCAAAACATCCAAAAATGGAAACCACCTGCAAACTAACCATTTCAGCCTTCCTTTACATTGCCGTGTTTTCCTGTGATCCATGGCTATTCCTACAGATCAACCTCTTAATACTATACTATGACCAAGTTCAAACAGGGGCATTTTTATCAGATCTCCCCAAATACATTTTTCTCTGAGGACTAAGTATTTTGGCAGACTGCGGCCTATTTGTAAAATGCCCAATTAGATACAATATAAAACCATAAACAGGAGGGGCACTGTTAGGTTGGCAAGTCAGCTAAGCAAACTGGAAAAAAACCTAAACTATGCAAAAAATAAACAGGACCCACCTGAAGCAGGTGATTCAATCCCAAAAATACCATGTTTTTACCTGAAAGTTCTGCTTTCTGAAACCCCAACTAGTACAGATTTAGAAGTTCAACTGGGTTCACTGTTAATGCACAGGACTGTTACAAATcaagggtggccataatatctgcaggccagccagggacaccttgaggggggaaggaatgtgtgtacagcgcagcggcccgctgaagcagcctgtcggtcacttccgggttcctgtcctgcatctcgacctgtgttattagtgacaggctgtgatctggccaccctagactcACTTTGTTGCCCATAGCTGCTGCTCTGCTGGCTGTACTGGCTTGGAGCCTGGCTGTATGATCCAGTTGGAGGTGGGTAACTAGTGGGGGGCTGCTGCCTGTAGCTTGTCTGCTCCCTGTAGCTTGTCTGCTCCCTGTAGCTTGTCTGCTCCCTGTAGCTACTCTGTTGACTGTAGCTGCTCTGCTGGAAATAAATGCTCTCATCATAACTACCTGGCTCTGATGAGGAATAGCTGAAAAGACAATTCAAAGGAGGAGGAAACAGCTCTTAATAAAACACAGTTAAAACTATTTCAACATAGATAACGCTTTTCAATCATTGCTAAACATTTCTAAATACCTTACAATAGCCCTTCCCATTCTAAAATAATTGCATTAACTTAGAAAGCAATTTAATAAAATGGACAAAGTAGGAGAATGAGTGCTGAATTATTCCCCGAGCGCATCAGTTCACAGAACTCTGCAGTCTTGAGGTAACTTCCCATGGCAGACTGCAGCATCATTCTGAGAAGCAGGGGTCCAGAAGCTCAAGCCATACCACTGGACATGAAAAACAACTACAACTGATGAGCCTTCATATGACCAAGGGGATATAAAATGTAGAAGAAGTTGGTTGTTCCTAACCAAGAACTAAAGCACCCCTATACGGCATAACATTTGCCTATAACTTTTTCCACCAAGAACACTAACCAATATTCTatttgggcgggggggaaggggggaaatgagaATTTAGGAAGACTTACCTGGTGGAAGGATAGGATGGAGGTGCAGTAACTGGCTGCATGGGGTAACTGCCAGGCACCTgataaaaacaggtttcttacctgtaacttatgatcttcgagtggtcatctgtgcaatcacacacatgggtttagccgccaggacaaaccctacgtcggagattttaaaagctagcctaagCGTTATTTTTTGGCGCGcgtttcctcccgccctggggagcaggcatccactgcgcatgcctggagcgggggaagagcgctccacccacccagtttctttcccgCCGCTGTCAAGTGGCAAGTAGGAGATATCAGGTAATCTAAGGaaccagcagcggggatggctgggcgggcgtgtgtgactgcacagatgaccactcgaagatcataagttacaggtaagaaacctgtttatcttcttcgtggtctctgtgcagtcccacacatgggtgactgataagctgaactgcacggaggtgggtgctggtcctggaagaaaaacttCATAGGTTATACATGTATCAGTCCAACCATCGACGCCAGTTATGTCCTTTTTGGGACAGACCTGGTTCCCTCCAGGCTTGCCTAAAGAAAATTTTAAGAGCTGGAGGAAGGCAAATATTATTAGAATTTCGGACATTAGCTCAAAGGGAAAACTATTTACACGCACGCAACTGGAAGCTAAGTTTAATGTTGTAATTCCTTGGTATGAGTACCATCAATTACATGATGCTCTTAAACAAGTGATCCCTGTGATGCAACCTATTAGCCAGCTAAATGCCTTTGAGAAATTAATCTATGAGGAAAAAACGAGAATGAAAGGTGTAATTGCAAAgttgtattatttattaaatCAGAAAAATTGGATACAGCCCTCATCTCAGCAAAATGCGTGGAGTAAAGATTGTAAATCGCAATGGTCAGAAGAACAGTGGCACACAATTTGGACGTCATCTGTATGCAAATCCAAATGCACTAACTTTAAACTGCAACAATATAAATTAGTATCAAGATGGTACTTAACTCCACAAATTGTAAGTCACGCACACAAAAATACTAGCCCTATTTGCTGGAAAGGTTGTGGTGCCTCTGGCTCCTTTATCCACTGTTGGTGGTCGTGCCAAAGAGTACAGAAATTTTGGAATACTTTTAATAACAAAAATCGAAACAATTGTAAGGAAAACCATTCCTCGTACCCCTGAATTTGTCCTTCTAAATCTATGGCCAAAGGGGGATTTTCCCAAATTAAAATCAGAACTTATTTCGTTACTCTTAGCAGGTAAACTGCTTCTTGCAAAAAATTGGAAAACTACTAAATTGCCATCGCTAACTTTATGGTTTCAAAAGGTGTGGGAAGTTATAATCCAAGACAAAATTGCCTCCCAACTCACTTTAAGGGACAATCCTAGGATAGGTGAAAGTTTTGTGGAGAAATGGCTTCCttttttggactttgtaaataatAGTTCATCGAAGAAAAGTATGATGGCAAAGAAGTACctaaattttattatatattgaaTAACATTTGTATGTACTTAGACAATTCTTTGTATAAGAAATTGTACAACCGCTTacgggggctttttttttggtttgttttttctctcccccccccctttctttctccccttaAATATGTGTGAGTGCATTGTTTCCTGTGCTGTATGCACTAGTAATGATGTTTAGACTAATGTTATATATTTGTTGACATTTGCTGTTTACtgtttttataaaataaaaattttaagtttaaaaaaagattgttcTGATAACAATGTTAGATTCATTGACTGCTACTTAGTCACAAGGTACTTTATCATCCTCTGAAATGTGCGTCTTAAATGTCATTTAAATGACTTTATTCACACTTATACTCTCCAGGTAGCTCAGGGATGGAAACACAGTTTTCCCCTGCCTATTTTATGCTAGCCATCCTGTGTGGAAAAGTTAGGCTGGCCTTCCAGTGAGTTTCAAGATCAGTATGGTTTGAGCACCCACTGTCTTCCTCCAATAGTTAGCAACACTGACTCTCAGATAATATTTAATATGCTGTATGATCCAATAACATACTCTTTTAAGAAATTTTTACAGGCAGAAGTATGAAGTACTAATCATATCAATCTATAATTTTACAATGCACATCTTCTCAAACAACACTCACGTTCTATTGTATTAATGCAATATTGAGGGGATGGAAGACATTAAATCCAAACTCTTCCACAGGAGGCATAGCAAAGCAACAGCAAAACAGAGGTGTAGAGACCCAGAGAGAGGCATGCCATTGTTGGGAAATATATTTAACTCCCCACAAGCAAAAACTTTACTTAGTTGATGTTCATTTATATGATACCTTGCCTGTGTAGATGTTGCTGGCTGCTGCCCATAAGTAGGGTAGGCTGGCTGGGTACCATAAGCTGACGGGGCAGCGTAAGACGCCTGGATGGTAATAACCGTGGCTGTGGTTGCATCGTAAGCAGCAGTTCCATACCCTTGGACAGGCTGACTGTAAGCCTGGGGGGCAGTTGGGGCAGTATAGCCTGGAAAACAGATAAAATAACGCTTAATACCTACACTTCTTGTTACTTTGTGTTTTTAAGCACATGCAATATATGGTCCCC containing:
- the LOC132578889 gene encoding RNA-binding protein EWS-like gives rise to the protein MASKDLMPKASTSSQAAAQQGYTAAQPTQGNAQTIQAYGQQSCGTCGQPTNVRYTQAQTTVNAYAGSSGQPPTGVNLHVTLEVDFRGYTAPTAPQAYSQPVQGYGTAAYDATTATVITIQASYAAPSAYGTQPAYPTYGQQPATSTQARYHINEHQLSKVFACGELNIFPNNGMPLSGSLHLCFAVALLCLLWKSLDLMSSIPSILH
- the LOC132579027 gene encoding RNA-binding protein EWS-like: MQPVTAPPSYPSTSYSSSEPGSYDESIYFQQSSYSQQSSYREQTSYREQTSYREQTSYRQQPPTSYPPPTGSYSQAPSQYSQQSSSYGQQSSFPQDHPRSMAVYGQDSGGFSGPGENRSMSGPDSWGRGRGGFDRGGVSRGGRGGGGMG